One genomic segment of Helianthus annuus cultivar XRQ/B chromosome 14, HanXRQr2.0-SUNRISE, whole genome shotgun sequence includes these proteins:
- the LOC118486518 gene encoding uncharacterized protein LOC118486518, with protein MDVNKREMNTAGYPPKSNQTSTGLKNVAFLASGGISPQASDLIYANASTSASKAPQPSEKTITVGDTQALKVSTENVALFNMFLSSYEALMSGELKKEMFTAEDMYQKFQDKTGKRLGLGKAGFDKSKLRCYNCKNLGHFKRDCPLLKEGNIESTPTVKQITVEENKNNASPSTPKALVVEDYDWSEEIAEAKEQVNKALMAKISSESSSKQFEKQTAGIPKGDNTADKGLKSILTSMEPEKEKKSGEAKEHVSEEASDQKKGKEKVPAAAMKTESSKEKADKDLVNSIPHSFKVKLCSPACVDVVAHYKSLNLEFERQKDKALKFNNELKQNEAAYQRKMDDCNGGVPKFKSSDDCKGHATTFETRDREHFVSECHDLNSAFYDDRIVCESPVFVPELKKNSFGNFLTEEIPEFIPSRTGMTDSEKSVTKDHCNGDSSITASEDKQKSESSNEDQTTDGESLEFLSKETPKTSSEDQITNDESSKCSSTEDQDSESSSGDQRYNDSSYENKLQKWLRMLMEYIWHVDSGCSRHMTGLKELLKNFRFNDGDFVSFAGDEKGGKIVGVGDVVSEALTLENVKYVLELCYNLMSVSQVCDKGISVLFNDMECLFLKPGYVVPAEMIMLTTPRQNNTYVLNMKNAKTNDNLTCLISKASESESLLWHRRLGHVNFKNMNKLSKLNLLRGLPIKEFPFSEKCIACAQGKQHKKSHKSKAMNMINVPLQLMHMDLFGPISVKSLAKSSYCLVITDDFSRFSWVYFLEAKSETAEILKSFIPLIENVTRLKVKSIRSDNGSEFKNQAFISFCAEKGIHLQYSAARTPQQNGVAERKNRTLIEAARTMLVDSKLLIIF; from the exons ATGGATGTCAACAAACGAGAGATGAACACTGCTGGTTACCCACCAAAGTCAAATCAAACCTCCACTGGATTGAAGAATGTGGCATTTCTTGCTTCAGGTGGCATCAGTCCACAAGCTTCCGACTTAATTTACGCCAACGCTTCCACAAGCGCATCGAAAGCTCCACAACCTAGTGAGAAGACTATCACGGTTGGTGATACACAAGCGTTGAAAGTGTCGACTGAAAATGTGGCACTTTTCAACATGTTTCTGAGCAGCTATGAAGCTTTGATGTCTGGAGAATTGAAGAAGGAGATGTTCACTgctgaagacatgtatcag aaatttcaagacaaaACCGGAAAGCGTTtgggtcttggaaaagctggttttgataaatccaaacTAAGATGCTACAACTGCAAGAATCTGGGCCACTTCAAGCGTGACTGCCCCTTGTTGAAAGAAGGAAACATTGAATCAACTCCTACTGTAAAACAAATCACAGTCGAAGAAAACAAGAACAATGCGTCTCCTAGCACGCCAAAAGCTTTAGTCGTCGAAGactatgattggagtgaagaaaTTGCTGAAGCTAAGGAGCAAGTCAACAAAGCTCTCATGGCAAAGATCTCAAGCGAGTCGTCATCAAAGCAGTTTGAGAAACAAACAGCTGGAATTCCAAAAGGAGACAACACTGCTGACAAAGGCCTGAAAAGCATTCTTACCTCCATGGAGCCTGAGAAAGAAAAGAAGTCTGGAGAAGCAAAGGAGCATGTTTCTGAGGAGGCATCTGATCAGAAGAAGGGCAAAGAAAAGGTCCCAGCAGCAGCTATGAAAACAGAATCTTCAAAAGAAAAGGCTGACAAAGACTTGGTAAACAGTATTCCACATAGTTTTAAAGTAAAGCTATGCTCACCTGCATGCGTTGATGTTGTGGCACATTACAAGTCTCTAAATCTAGAATTTGAGAGACAAAAAGACAAGGCTTTAAAATTTAACAATGAGCTTAAACAGAACGAGGccgcatatcagagaaa GATGGATGACTGTAATGGCGGTGTGCCTAAATTTAAATCTTCggatgactgtaagggccatgcaactacatttgagacccgtgatcGTGAACATTTTGTGTCTGAATGTCATGATTTAAATTCTGCATTTTATGATGATAGAATTGTttgtgaatctcctgtatttgtgccagaattgAAAAAGAATAGCTTTGGAAATTTCCTCACAGAGGAAATTCCAGAATTTATTCCATCTCGAACAGGTATGACAGATTCAGAAAAGAGTGTCACTAAAGATCACTGCAATGGAGACTCAAGCATCACTGCCTCAGAAGATAAGCAAAAATCAGAAAGCTCAAATGAAGATCAAACAACAGATGGTGAAAGTCTCGaattcttgagtaaagaaaccCCGAAAACCTCAAGTGAAGATCAAATTACTAATGATGAAAGCTCCAAGTGTTCAAGTACCGAAGACCAAGACTCAGAAAGCTCAAGCGGAGATCAACGCTACAATGATTCAAGTTACGAA AATAAACTCCAGAAATGGCTTCGTATGCTCATGGAGTACATCTGGCATGTCGACAGCGGATGTTCAAGACACATGACTGGATTGAAGGAACTTCTGAAGAACTTTCGCTTCAACGATGGTGATTTCGTGTCTTTCGCTGGAGACGAGAAAGGAGGGAAGATCGTTGGAGTAGGAGATGTGGTGTCTGAAGCCCTTACTTTGGAAAATGTCAAATATGTTCTAGAATTGTGCTACAATCTCATGAGTGTATCACAAGTCTGTGATAAAGGAATATCGGTGCTTTTCAATGACATGGAATGCTTGTTTCTCAAACCTGGATATGTCGTTCCTGCAGAAATGATCATGCTCACTACTCCAAGACAAAACAACACATACGTGCTCAACatgaaaaatgccaagacaaatgACAACTTGACCTGCTTGATTTCAAAGGCTTCAGAGTCGGAGTCACTGCTTTGGCACAGGCGATTGGGGcatgttaatttcaaaaatatgaataAGCTCTCTAAGTTAAACTTATTGAGAGGTCTTCCGATTAAAGAATTTCcgttttctgaaaaatgtatagCATGCGCCCAGGGAAAGCAACATAAGAAATCGCACAAGTCCAAAGCAATGAATATGATTAATGTGCCTCTTCAGTTGatgcatatggatctctttggtccaattagtgttaaaagtcttgctaaaagCTCTTACTGTTTGGTGATCACAGATGATTTCTCTCGGTTTTCATGGGTTTATTTTCTTGAAGCAAAGAGTGAGACAGCTGAGATTCTCAAGTCATTCATTCCCCTGATTGAAAACGTGACCAGACTAAAGGTGAAGtcaatcagaagtgataatggttcCGAGTTCAAAAATCAAGCCTTCATATCCTTCTGCGCAGAAAAGGGAATTCATCTCCAATACAGTGCAGCCagaactcctcaacaaaatggagtcgctgaacgCAAGAACAGAACGTTGATTGAAGCTGCAAGAACCATGCTGGTGGATTCAAAGCTTCTAATCATCTTTTGA